One window from the genome of Balaenoptera musculus isolate JJ_BM4_2016_0621 chromosome 3, mBalMus1.pri.v3, whole genome shotgun sequence encodes:
- the TMED9 gene encoding transmembrane emp24 domain-containing protein 9, with amino-acid sequence MAAQRGVRVVGLCPGARLGRVVRALLLLLWLAARGGALYFHIGETEKKCFIEEIPDETMVIGNYRTQLYDKQREEYQPATPGLGMFVEVKDPEDKVILARQYGSEGRFTFTSHTPGEHQICLHSNSTKFSLFAGGMLRVHLDIQVGEHANDYAEIAAKDKLSELQLRVRQLVEQVEQIQKEQNYQRWREERFRQTSESTNQRVLWWSILQTLILVAIGVWQMRHLKSFFEAKKLV; translated from the exons ATGGCTGCGCAGCGGGGCGTGCGGGTTGTTGGGCTCTGCCCCGGAGCCCGGTTGGGTAGGGTCGTTCGGGCCCTCCTGCTACTGCTGTGGTTAGCGGCCCGCGGAGGCGCGCTTTACTTCCACATCGGGGAGACGGAAAAGAAGTGCTTTATTGAGGAGATTCCGGACGAGACCATGGTTATAG GAAACTACCGGACGCAGTTGTATGACAAGCAGCGAGAGGAGTACCAACCGGCCACCCCCGGGCTTGGCATGTTCGTGGAGGTTAAGGACCCAGAGGACAAG GTCATCCTGGCCCGGCAGTATGGCTCTGAAGGCAGGTTCACCTTTACCTCCCATACCCCTGGTGAGCACCAGATCTGTCTTCACTCCAATTCCACCAAGTTCTCCCTTTTTGCTGGAGGCATGCTG aGAGTTCATCTGGACATCCAGGTAGGTGAACATGCCAACGACTATGCAGAAATCGCTGCCAAAGACAAGTTGAGTGAGTTGCAGCTACGAGTGCGACAGCTGGTGGAGCAAGTAGAGCAGATCCAGAAAGAGCAGAACTACCAGCGG TGGCGAGAGGAGCGCTTCCGGCAGACCAGCGAGAGCACCAACCAGAGGGTGCTGTGGTGGTCTATCCTGCAGACCCTCATTCTCGTAGCCATCGGCGTCTGGCAGATGCGACACCTCAAGAGCTTCTTTGAAGCCAAGAAGCTGGTGTAG
- the B4GALT7 gene encoding beta-1,4-galactosyltransferase 7 isoform X1 — protein MFPSRRKTAQLPWEDGRWDVSPCPSPRSLPYPKKEPRGRICRGSSLPRPLGGLASAPPLRKPPPQDNGGSRLIPSGLPRKCSVFHLFVACLLLGFLSLLWLQLSCSGDMARAARGQGQETPGPSRACPPEPPPEHWEEDESWGPHRLAVLVPFRERFEELLVFVPHMHRFLSRKKIQHHIYVLNQVDHFRFNRAALINAGFLESSNSTDYIAMHDVDLLPLNEELDYGFPETGPFHVASPELHPLYHYKTYVGGILLLSKQHYQLCNGMSNRFWGWGREDDEFYRRIKGAGLQLFRPSGITTGYKTFRHLHDPAWRKRDQKRIAAQKQEQFRVDREGGLSTVKYRVDSRTALSVGGAPCTVLNIMLDCDKAATPWCTFS, from the exons ATGTTCCCCTCCCGGAGGAAAACGGCACAGCTGCCCTGGGAGGACGGCAG GTGGGATGTTTCCCCATGTCCATCTCCCCGGTCTCTACCCTACCCCAAGAAAGAGCCCAGAGGGAGAATCTGTAGAGGTTCCAGCCTTCCCAGGCCACTAGGAGGATTGGCCTCTGCTCCTCCCCTGCGGAAACCCCCACCACAGGACAATGGGGG GTCCAGGTTGATCCCCAGCGGCCTCCCCCGGAAATGCTCCGTCTTCCACCTCTTTGTTGCCTGTCTCTTACTGGgcttcctctccctgctctggcTGCAGCTCAGCTGCTCTGGGGACATGGCCCGGGCAGCCAGGGGACAAGGACAGGAGACCCCGGGCCCATCCCGGGCCTGCCCACCAGAGCCACCCCCTGAGCACTGGGAAGAAGATGAATCATGGGGCCCCCACCGCCTGGCAGTGCTGGTGCCCTTTCGAGAACGCTTCGAGGAGCTCCTGGTCTTTGTGCCCCACATGCACCGCTTCCTGAGCAGGAAGAAGATCCAGCACCACATCTATGTGCTCAACCAGGTGGATCATTTCAG GTTCAACCGGGCAGCACTCATCAACGCGGGCTTTCTGGAGAGCAGCAACAGCACAGACTACATCGCCATGCACGACGTGGACCTGCTCCCTCTCAATGAGGAGCTGGACTATGGCTTCCCAGAGACCGGGCCCTTCCACGTGGCCTCCCCGGAGCTCCACCCGCTCTACCACTACAAGACCTACGTCGGTGGCATCCTGCTGCTTTCCAAGCAGCACTACCAGCTG TGCAACGGGATGTCCAACCGCTTCTGGGGCTGGGGCCGTGAGGACGACGAGTTCTACCGGCGCATCAAAGGAGCCGGGCTCCAG CTTTTCCGCCCCTCGGGAATCACAACTGGGTACAAGACATTTCGCCACCTGCATGACCCAGCCTGGAGGAAGAGGGACCAGAAGCGCATCGCGGCTCAAAAACAG GAGCAGTTCAGGGTGGACCGGGAGGGAGGCCTGAGCACCGTGAAGTACCGCGTGGATTCCCGTACAGCCCTGTCTGTGGGTGGGGCCCCCTGCACTGTTCTTAACATCATGTTGGACTGTGACAAGGCTGCCACCCCCTGGTGCACATTCAGCTGA
- the B4GALT7 gene encoding beta-1,4-galactosyltransferase 7 isoform X2 — translation MFPSRRKTAQLPWEDGRSRLIPSGLPRKCSVFHLFVACLLLGFLSLLWLQLSCSGDMARAARGQGQETPGPSRACPPEPPPEHWEEDESWGPHRLAVLVPFRERFEELLVFVPHMHRFLSRKKIQHHIYVLNQVDHFRFNRAALINAGFLESSNSTDYIAMHDVDLLPLNEELDYGFPETGPFHVASPELHPLYHYKTYVGGILLLSKQHYQLCNGMSNRFWGWGREDDEFYRRIKGAGLQLFRPSGITTGYKTFRHLHDPAWRKRDQKRIAAQKQEQFRVDREGGLSTVKYRVDSRTALSVGGAPCTVLNIMLDCDKAATPWCTFS, via the exons ATGTTCCCCTCCCGGAGGAAAACGGCACAGCTGCCCTGGGAGGACGGCAG GTCCAGGTTGATCCCCAGCGGCCTCCCCCGGAAATGCTCCGTCTTCCACCTCTTTGTTGCCTGTCTCTTACTGGgcttcctctccctgctctggcTGCAGCTCAGCTGCTCTGGGGACATGGCCCGGGCAGCCAGGGGACAAGGACAGGAGACCCCGGGCCCATCCCGGGCCTGCCCACCAGAGCCACCCCCTGAGCACTGGGAAGAAGATGAATCATGGGGCCCCCACCGCCTGGCAGTGCTGGTGCCCTTTCGAGAACGCTTCGAGGAGCTCCTGGTCTTTGTGCCCCACATGCACCGCTTCCTGAGCAGGAAGAAGATCCAGCACCACATCTATGTGCTCAACCAGGTGGATCATTTCAG GTTCAACCGGGCAGCACTCATCAACGCGGGCTTTCTGGAGAGCAGCAACAGCACAGACTACATCGCCATGCACGACGTGGACCTGCTCCCTCTCAATGAGGAGCTGGACTATGGCTTCCCAGAGACCGGGCCCTTCCACGTGGCCTCCCCGGAGCTCCACCCGCTCTACCACTACAAGACCTACGTCGGTGGCATCCTGCTGCTTTCCAAGCAGCACTACCAGCTG TGCAACGGGATGTCCAACCGCTTCTGGGGCTGGGGCCGTGAGGACGACGAGTTCTACCGGCGCATCAAAGGAGCCGGGCTCCAG CTTTTCCGCCCCTCGGGAATCACAACTGGGTACAAGACATTTCGCCACCTGCATGACCCAGCCTGGAGGAAGAGGGACCAGAAGCGCATCGCGGCTCAAAAACAG GAGCAGTTCAGGGTGGACCGGGAGGGAGGCCTGAGCACCGTGAAGTACCGCGTGGATTCCCGTACAGCCCTGTCTGTGGGTGGGGCCCCCTGCACTGTTCTTAACATCATGTTGGACTGTGACAAGGCTGCCACCCCCTGGTGCACATTCAGCTGA